ataattcaaaaaaaaaaaccctagcttCTTCCCCGCCccctagcttttttttttttccgggcgGATATAATGAATAGTTTTATGTCAACATCGTATTTAGGGGTGAACACGCaccggaggagggtccggttcggacCAAGGGTccaaggaaccgggaaccggaaccggtcataattcaaaaaaaaaaccctagttTCTTCCATCCCCCGGCCACATGATTTCCCCCTTTGCGGATACTtcccttccccttttcttttctctctctttcttttctccccttttctctctttttctcttttctccccttttccctCGTCACATCACTTCTTGccccccaactttttcttttcttctctctccctctcttctctttccggttccggttccgaatCGCCTAGGGTTTCTTggattgctctctctctctagaataaTCCGTTTCTTTCTCAACGAGCGCCTCCTCCCGGCGCCGTCTCCGATCTCCTGCTTTCGGGACCGATCCGCGCGACGCCCTCCGTTCCATGGCCACTCCGATTCGAAGCTTCGATCGAGCGCTCGTCGCCGTCAATCGATTCCCGCTCTTCTTCTTCcgatctctttcttgttttttgtggcttgagagagcgagacagagagagggaggggggaaATGGTGAGGGGGAAGACGCAGATGAAGAGGATAGAGAACAACACGAGCAGGCAGGTGACGTTCTTGAAGCGCAGGAACGGGCTGCTGAAGAAGGCCTTCAAGCTCTCCGTCCTCTACAACGCCGAGGTTGCACTCATCATCGTCTTCCCGAGGGGCAAGCTCTACGAGTTCTCGAGCTCGACAAGACGGTAGGTTTTCCTCCGCATTTTTGCTCAAGTGACATATTGCTATGAGCAACACTGACAGTTGCTCaaccttcatttcaaaatttggaaaaaatgaagATTGCAGAAAGATGCATTGTTACTCGATTCTGTTGGGGTTTACTGGTTCCATTGGGTTGAATAGTTGATTGGCACGCTGTTTCTTTTACAAGGCCTCCTGAATGTAGCGTGAGAATCTCACGAACTGCAGGTACTTGGCCTTGGCGAACCTGGCCAACGGCGAGCCCGGTTTCCGCGCGATGAAGCTCAGGGGCTGACGGACTTGAGCTTCTTGAACTAGTCGAAGAAGGCTTGGGGAGTGCGCTCCTCGATGGACGACGACTTGTTCGCGAGCGTGAAGTTGGGGAAGTTGAAGCCCTCGAAGATCGATCTGGCCACGAACGATTCGATGGCAAAGTGCTTGTGGCCGGGCTTCGCGAACCTCACTCGCGACTCGATGAGTCGGATGGCCTCGTCGAGGTTCCAGTTCGCCACCTCCATCTCGTGAGCCATGGCTTTCCCGAAGTGCCTCACGGATCGTAAGGTGTAGTGGAGGACTTGGATGAAGTGGGTCGGGCTCAACGACGCGAGCTTGAAGCCGTCAAACAGGGGCAAGACGCGCTCGGAGACGAACTGAAactgaaaattatgaatttagtTGTCTATTTGGATGTAAAAGATTCACATTGCTGTGTATTGGCAGGAACTGAAAATGAAGGGCCGACTATTGAATTATTTCGGCTTCCGAATAGTCGCCCAttacgaaaatgaaaaaaaaaacctgttggaacctggaaccgacccggaacctgtgacagggtaggttccaggttccaaaaattgaggaacctgcccaggttccaggttccggacGGAACCGAATCGGAACCGGGAACCGTTCACCCTAATCGTATTGATGTGGccaaggacaaaaaaataaaaaataaaaaggaaaattgacataaataaccTTCGAAGTTTAGTTCATTGTGCAATTTGGTcactgcattttttatttattccatgtgatccttaaattttaacccaatatataatgtgatatataaatttttaatttattcaatgttgtctctaaacttttgatacatattcaataAAGTATCTGAATATTATGTCGacattggacaaaaaaaaaaggaaaattgacacaaataatctTTGAAGTTTAGTTCATTGTGCAATTTGgtctataaattttttatttgttcaacgTGGTCTTTAAACTTTAACCCAATATACAGTGtagttcttaaacttttaatttgtttagtgtaatccctgaacttttggtacatgttcaataCAGTCCCTGAACTGTATGAAAATGTCCAATATAGTACCATCACCAagggaaaataattattaatcaaatgacaagaaagaaaagcaagaaatggAACACAAATACACAATAGAGAGAGACGCTTGACCTAAAAACAAGAGGCATCCACAAGGGCGACAAGAGACATGGAGAGCCAAGCATTGAGGCCGGAAGGCGGCTTGTGGCCATAGGAGGCTGCGAAGGAAACAAGGAGCCTATATGGATGAGGTGGAGGGGGACACAAAGAAAGGGGTAGCCTTGGGAAGGGTTGCATAAGATGTCAAAAGGTCTCGGAAGTGTATGGACAAaggtgatattgctagtatgagtacctagaggggggtgaataggtatataaaagatttttcttcaacaattgcacaatactagacagttgatggatatgagacaaacgataatcaaagtaagactgagagaagagaaaattgaacacgcggtttatagtggttcgacttatatcaagcctacgtccactcttcttcaccgatgcctattggctggattccactataaacaaagagaagttacagcacagctttgtcttgattccacagtgtagatgttctaccacacctcctcaggatttctcacaaatatagactctcttttgtatacaaatattcgctcaaaggaattgtctaaataaaaaggagcttcagactttggaattcatctatcgcgcacaccttgaacaactaagaccgtcttccttatatactcctttatgacatcatacccgttggcacttaccaaaggaattcctccaatctacccgtcggacggaatcaattaggaagattgttcaagctattaaaggaacgtgttgatagcccatcaatcatgttcgcccatacaatcgggatctcgatttccataagcgagaaccttccaataatatttaggcaatcaccggatcttcaatttacgagtcaatcttcgatcaatcaaaggactcgttatgtcttctccagccacgagatcttctccagttgataaggtcaaatccttaacgaaacatccgattcggataacctttcttcaacggattagagactgtcaatgaggatagactttgagtcttgagtccgggctgtccggaggtcttcgactttaaataacgagtccgcaagccttcagactagactgatagaaacgttttgtcaacttcaaaacacttcaagaagatttctccaacaatctcccccttttttatggtgacaaaactttcctgcagatttggatattttttacctgcaaaacatttctcaaacacatatgcatatcttatagagataaatggctaaaagaataacactagaatctgcaaccacggaaaataggttagtctagtatatgataaaaccatccataagatatcaatattagttaatagaagcgagtcaagtccaagtctagttcggttctcatccggacacaaaacaaagtcaaacgagttcaaacaacaaaacaatccaacaaacagttaaaagtttaatgattgaaagtttttgttcaaatcttgcatctctcccccttttgtcatcattaaaaaggatgagatgaagtcaagattgcttgggaacgcggacaagctggaaatcttccataggctgaacgatgccttctagccttttaaagtcttcctttagttgtgcaatctcctcactcttggcattggcctgattcccgagagagggcttgcatcttatcattcaatgaacaggaagaagcttgaccttcattcttcaagctttgaacttcacatcccaaggcataaatttgacctcgcatctccaagagaatatccatgattcgcgaaaatctgctccattattagtctcgagtacttgcttcggctcgatctcgatggagtaaatgacgatggtagatcagcataatctcgcaggtttggcgatgaaacttcatgaccttcctctggaaattgagaggcataaacatcctccgGGTCTCAGGTGAGCGGcgctccttcacttgcatcgggatatgaagacttcactcctttctcccgatctcccccgtttccatgccttcatgtggagaagagtgttcctcgggttctccttcttctcttctttcttcttgagtctttcctcctctcgcttctttttcagcttctctttcttcttcttccttctcctctcgcttcttttgtcatttgttccgattctttcgtggaacaggacgacttaaattcttcaaagccaatgcagagatggtgatgtcttcctcatcatcttcatcctcaacaatgagagctcttcttctcttggatggagcaaccatgggctccttcccttttcttttagctgcagaagagatttgataaGATTTGgcgggagtcttctccttgaatttctctaACTCCTTGCTCaattccttcagacgcattttggtcaccattttcaatcctaccaccatatgatcgcatggtcgaacacaaaagatttgtggaggctgaatattcagatgtctgaataacttcgtaacaaggcttgggtaagggagttgacctctgtccttcatcattgctctatacatgtgaaacataacggtgtgaggagagaaaacctttttccaaagagaatggcatacatcggcttggcctcgaacttgaaacatcagtcttggaagttgatttcggtcggaggcaattaatcacaatcttgtgaagcaagatgttgaatgcacccatccttaagtaggtgatcttttcatctgttctcctgtccttcaccagttcaagtgtggcccgagcaatggaaactttgattggttgatatcttcctctttcaacttctaacacatctgctagcatattcatatccacaacatagtcttggtctttaacgctaaaagagaatctattcgcatccaaaaagctaagatttgaatagaaatatgcagttaattcagcataagcttctgtagtgtcagagcagaacttttcaagttgaagataactgaacttttccctcaagttcatattcacagcatccagaaaatcaaaatccacactcctagggtttattaccccacgttTCAGCAATTTcaagtacagatccttttgctcctttgatctgaacaaatctctcctttttccttgattttcaaccgcaatacccattttcggttgaaattgactgtataatttgtcatcgtcattcccatctacaggattcgacccccagtcacgaggatcacttgggatatttgcaagggtttcctcagccaccctttttcgagcaattcccaaactttccatttttcgcagaaagatatattcgttcccatgtattttgtctttaagaaaatcatcaatgtagttcaaaggagtacgaattccttttaaggcacgatataagctggtaaatataagcgggcttttgaactcttacaggtttgcatcctcgatgatttcttcgttgttgatgatcaacgccttgaggactagatggaggagaatgacgctgctgagaatgttgtgggcttgcttgctgttctggagtcacttcttcttcagtaagatcgaagtgcgtaggcccctcattcattcgccgtggtcccctgcttgcgattctcgaagactttcttgaagatgacatctttctcagtttttggaaaattccttgcttgactttcccaggaaagatgacaactttttgaagattaaacaaagaagacaaacgggaatggaggatcgatgctttctagggtttttgagagaaaagtgaagaggaatcaacagtgcacgatcggttaaaaagagggatacacgaaccgtcacaaaggaaataaaaaaaaaaatgcctttccaaaataactgtcttttttccgtaaaaatagctatttcaaaaataactttctttttgaaaatgaaacaatgcaataattttgccaattaaatatagcaacaatttaaacacagtctgacgatcgtaccttttcaagatgagattcaagagagaaagacttacagtctgacgattgtaccaagactatcttaaagataaagtcttgtaagtctcgagtccgaaagtctttagactttgatatcctcatacctcaaaatgttgagtctggaacggatagattcaaattgatttttctccaaaggctttgtgaatatatccgctaattggttctttgagtcaacaaattgaattgaaacatctccattttgaacatggtctctaataaagtgatgtcaaatctctatatgatttgctcttgagtggagaattggatttttggtgaggttgatagcgctggtgttatcgcaattaatctccgtgcatgagtcttcaatttcaaagtctctagctgttgttttatccatagaatttgcgaatgCAGCTTCCCAGGGCTACATACTCTACTTCGTTATTGAAAgggacacggtgctttgtttccttgaaaaccaagacaacgtcccgcttccaagcagcggcaagttcccgaagtgctttttctatcaactcgcaaccggctagatcgCGTCTAaatatcccggaagattaaagtctcccttcttaggataccaaagaccgatgcttgatgatgaagcaacgtatttaatgatgcgtttcgcgtagccgagatgggattctctaggatccgattgaaacctagcacgagatgcaaacactcaacaagatgtcaggtctagaagcagtaagataaaggagtgaaccaatgatgctccctgtacagcttttgatcaactttattcccttcttcatctttgtctatcttcaaagaacttgacatcggtatgtcggtctttttgcacttttccagtcaaacattttgacaagatcattaacatatttttcttgataaataaaagttacttccttcaattgttttacttgaagaccaagaaagaatgttaactctcccatcatactcatttcaaactcatcccgcatagacttagaaaatttcttgcctgattttcattagaggatccgaaaataatgtcatccacatatatttgaacaagtaagaaacttttgttttccttttgataaataaagtcgtatctactttacctttgacaaaaccattttttattaagaacttactcaatctgtcgtaccaagctcgaggtgcttgctttaaaccatacaaagcatttttcaccaagattgagtccggcttctttgggtcttcaaaccccggtggttgttccacataaacttcctcatggttaaatccatttaggaaggcgcttttgacgtccatttggaataacctgaaattcttataacaagcaaacgcaagtaataatcgaatagcttctaaccttgctttggagcgtaagtttcatcatagtctattccttcttcttgcgtatatcccttggctacgagtcttgctttgtttcatacgacttttcctttctcattcatcttgtttctgaacacccatttagctcaataacagttttaccttttggtttggatgtcaattcacggacatcattaatgttgaactatcgagctcttcttgcatagcttcaatccagctttcatcgataaagcttcttctatgctctttggttcaatttcagaaacgagagctacaacactagactcttctcccctttttgatctgggtgcgaattccttcattaatttcgccgataataagatctttgggatgaccggacttatgcttccgagttacttgttgattttgtccggttgatgatctctttctttgtttggatcttcacgaacaacctgatgctggttttccagagtctgagatgcttcttgagttgtaagctttagAAGGTCTGGAGCaagttcagactcttcttgatgagtctgacttgattcatcttgcgttgagtcttgaaatttgacaatcATTGACTCCTCTGAGAtaccggctcttcttgttatagactcgaaggctttgcttgatgtagaatatccaaggaagatactttcatcgatctttcttcaaacttaccaactcgatcttttgcatttttcaatataaaacatttgcaatcgaatacatgaaagtatgaaacaataggcttcttatctttgaataactcataaggggttttctctataataggtcttaagaagactctattgattataaagcatgctgttgaaacagcttcagcccaaaatcgtgaagaaatcttactttcaattaaaagagttctagccatttcttgaagagatctgttctttctttccacaactccattttgctgaggagtatatggagaagagaacacatgattaaagtgattcatcacaaaattttgtaaaatcttgattttcaaattcaccttcatgatctgttcttatactagagataacacatcatttttcattttgaacctttttagcaaacttttcaaaatacgagaaggtttcagacttacttgcaagaaaatatacccaagtaaaacgggagtaatcgtccacaattactaggcaatatttcttacctccaatactcagtgttctggttggtccgaagagattcatatgcagcaaccgtagtacatgattagtagagacatgatttattggtttaaatgaatttcttaccgctttcccagaatacatagagtgcatggatcagtcttttgataaggtaatttgggtagtcctcgaacaagctgctttgatgagattttggctaattgcttcatgttgacatgaccaagctttctgtgccataagcttgcttcgtcttgaattgagataaaacattgcgattcatttggtttaacatccagaagatagatgtttccatgtcttcgacccacgaaagactgagtagagtctttactgattccgtaacatattccttcttgaaagaagatcttgaaaccaagtatcacacaattgactaatcttttgagaagattgtaattgagtccttccactaaggaaacattacttatcgtgagatttccaattttcacagttccaaat
The nucleotide sequence above comes from Eucalyptus grandis isolate ANBG69807.140 chromosome 2, ASM1654582v1, whole genome shotgun sequence. Encoded proteins:
- the LOC104420096 gene encoding agamous-like MADS-box protein AGL14, which produces MVRGKTQMKRIENNTSRQVTFLKRRNGLLKKAFKLSVLYNAEVALIIVFPRGKLYEFSSSTRRYLALANLANGEPGFRAMKLRG